One segment of Hippopotamus amphibius kiboko isolate mHipAmp2 chromosome 2, mHipAmp2.hap2, whole genome shotgun sequence DNA contains the following:
- the KBTBD13 gene encoding kelch repeat and BTB domain-containing protein 13 yields the protein MPQGLEAPVQVWVGSQLFQADRALLVEHCGFFRGLFRSGMREARAAEVRLGALSPDGFRTALQVLRGERPALAAPDELLQAVECAAFLQAPALARFLEHSLTSDNCALLCDAAAAFGVHDVFHSAAHFIRDGARELAAELALPEARAYVAALRPSSYVAVSTHAPAPGFLEDASRTMCYLDEEEDTWRTLAALPLEASTLLAGVATLGNRLYIVGGVRGPTKEVVELGFCYDPDGGTWREFPSPHQPRYDTALAGFDGHLYAIGGEFQRTAMSSVERYDPASGCWSFVADLPQPAAGAPCAQARGRLFVCLWRPADTTAVVEYAVRADAWLPVAELRRPQSYGHCMVAHRDSLYVVRNGPKDDFLHCAIDCLNLATGQWTALPGQFVNSKGALFTAVVRGDTVYTVNRVFTLLYAIEGGTWRLLREKAGFPRPGSLQTFLLRLPPGARGPVASATPEL from the coding sequence ATGCCGCAGGGCCTGGAAGCCCCGGTGCAGGTGTGGGTGGGCAGCCAGCTCTTCCAGGCCGACCGGGCCCTGCTGGTGGAGCACTGCGGCTTCTTCCGAGGCCTCTTCCGCTCGGGCATGCGGGAGGCGCGCGCGGCCGAGGTGCGCCTGGGCGCGCTGAGCCCCGACGGCTTCCGCACCGCGCTGCAGGTGCTGCGCGGCGAGCGGCCGGCGCTGGCGGCCCCCGACGAGCTGCTGCAGGCCGTGGAGTGCGCCGCCTTCCTGCAGGCGCCGGCGCTGGCGCGCTTCCTGGAGCACAGCCTCACGTCGGACAACTGCGCGCTGCTGTGCGACGCGGCCGCCGCCTTCGGCGTGCACGACGTCTTCCACAGCGCCGCGCACTTCATCCGCGACGGCGCCCGCGAGCTGGCGGCGGAGCTGGCGCTGCCCGAGGCCCGCGCCTACGTGGCGGCGCTGCGGCCCAGCAGCTACGTGGCTGTGAGCACGCACGCGCCGGCGCCCGGCTTCCTGGAGGACGCGTCGCGCACCATGTGCTACCTGGACGAGGAGGAGGACACGTGGCGCACGCTGGCCGCGCTGCCCCTGGAGGCCAGCACGCTGCTGGCCGGCGTGGCCACGCTGGGCAACAGGCTGTACATCGTGGGGGGCGTGCGGGGCCCCACCAAGGAGGTGGTGGAGCTGGGCTTCTGCTACGACCCCGACGGCGGCACGTGGCGCGagttccccagcccccaccagccGCGCTACGACACGGCGCTGGCCGGCTTCGACGGCCACCTCTATGCCATCGGGGGCGAGTTCCAGAGGACGGCTATGAGCTCGGTGGAGCGCTACGACCCGGCCTCGGGCTGCTGGAGCTTCGTGGCCGACCTGCCGCAGCCAGCTGCCGGCGCGCCCTGCGCCCAGGCCCGCGGTCGCCTCTTCGTGTGTCTGTGGCGGCCGGCCGACACCACGGCCGTGGTGGAGTACGCGGTGCGGGCCGACGCCTGGCTGCCCGTGGCCGAGCTGCGGCGCCCGCAGAGCTATGGCCACTGCATGGTGGCCCACCGCGACAGCCTCTACGTGGTGCGCAACGGACCTAAGGATGACTTCCTGCACTGCGCCATCGACTGCCTCAACCTGGCCACAGGCCAGTGGACGGCGCTGCCCGGCCAGTTTGTCAACAGCAAAGGGGCGCTCTTCACGGCCGTGGTGCGCGGCGACACCGTCTATACGGTCAACCGCGTATTCACGCTGCTCTATGCCATCGAGGGCGGCACCTGGCGGCTGCTCAGGGAGAAGGCCGGCTTCCCACGGCCCGGGTCTTTGCAGACCTTTCTCCTGAGGCTGCCTCCCGGTGCCCGTGGGCCTGTGGCCTCGGCGACGCCAGAACTGTGA